A stretch of the Bacillus sp. FJAT-18017 genome encodes the following:
- the panC gene encoding pantoate--beta-alanine ligase — MKKVERIKPLREQLTQHKREGRSIGFVPTMGFLHEGHEKLIQTARKENDIVVISIFVNPLQFGPNEDFDAYPRDLERDLTIARNAGVDFVFVPTAGEMYPSKPSVRVAVESRTDVLCGRSRPGHFDGVATVLTKLFTIVQPDRVYFGLKDAQQVAVVDGLIHDFNFPVELVPVETVREEDGLAKSSRNVYLTEIERKEAPVLYKALKEGRKAVDNGEKDPSKVVDLIKRMIETETNGQIDYVELYGYPSLEPVEKINGRCIIALAVRFSGARLIDNILLDA, encoded by the coding sequence ATGAAAAAGGTAGAACGGATAAAACCGTTGCGTGAGCAGCTCACACAACATAAACGCGAAGGCCGTTCGATTGGCTTTGTTCCTACAATGGGCTTTCTCCACGAAGGGCACGAGAAGCTCATTCAAACAGCACGAAAAGAGAATGATATTGTTGTCATTAGTATCTTTGTTAATCCGCTTCAATTTGGTCCAAACGAAGACTTTGATGCATATCCCCGGGATTTGGAACGGGATTTAACAATTGCCCGAAATGCAGGAGTGGACTTTGTATTTGTGCCAACTGCCGGGGAGATGTATCCCTCAAAGCCAAGTGTCAGGGTTGCTGTGGAATCAAGGACTGATGTCTTGTGTGGCAGGTCCAGGCCTGGCCACTTTGACGGAGTTGCAACCGTCCTAACGAAGTTATTTACTATAGTTCAGCCTGACAGAGTTTATTTCGGTTTGAAGGATGCACAGCAAGTCGCGGTTGTGGATGGGTTGATTCACGATTTCAATTTTCCGGTGGAACTTGTTCCGGTTGAGACGGTCAGGGAAGAAGACGGCCTTGCAAAAAGTTCCAGGAATGTGTATTTGACTGAAATAGAACGCAAAGAAGCCCCAGTCTTGTACAAGGCATTAAAGGAAGGACGGAAGGCTGTCGATAATGGGGAGAAGGACCCGTCCAAGGTCGTTGATCTAATTAAAAGAATGATAGAAACCGAAACAAATGGCCAAATTGATTATGTTGAGCTATACGGATATCCTTCGCTTGAACCTGTTGAGAAAATAAATGGCAGATGCATTATTGCTTTGGCTGTCCGATTCTCGGGGGCAAGGCTTATCGATAACATTCTTTTGGACGCCTAA
- the panD gene encoding aspartate 1-decarboxylase, whose amino-acid sequence MFRTMMNGKIHRARVTEANLNYVGSITIDEDILDTVGMIPNEKVQIVNNNNGARLETYIIPGERGSGVICLNGAAARLVQEGDVVIIISYCLVAEERVAYHKPKVAIMDENNRIIELLHAEPANTIM is encoded by the coding sequence ATGTTTCGCACCATGATGAACGGAAAAATCCATCGCGCCCGGGTGACCGAGGCAAATCTGAATTATGTTGGCAGTATTACAATTGACGAGGACATTCTCGATACAGTTGGAATGATTCCGAATGAGAAAGTACAAATTGTCAATAACAACAATGGCGCTCGCCTTGAAACGTATATCATCCCCGGGGAAAGGGGCAGTGGTGTTATTTGTCTGAATGGTGCGGCTGCAAGGCTTGTACAGGAAGGCGATGTTGTCATCATTATTTCCTATTGCTTAGTTGCGGAAGAAAGAGTTGCCTACCATAAACCAAAGGTAGCAATCATGGATGAAAATAATAGGATTATTGAGCTCCTTCATGCTGAACCGGCAAATACCATTATGTAA
- the dinG gene encoding ATP-dependent DNA helicase DinG: MHKKFVVVDLETTGNSPKKGDRIIQFAAVVIEEGKITNQFTSLLNPGKQIPIFIEELTGLKNEDVKDAPLFSEVAPEISSILEDAYFVAHNVLFDLGFLQEELLMAGEEGFLGPVIDTVEMARFLEPEADSYKLSDLAEKEGLEHDRPHQADSDALVTAELFLLFLSKMESLPKNTLEQLSALSQGLKSDIHLLLEEYSSRAVSAPVSDTGKLVTINGISLKRKNEFPTKEFTNDDTSYPFKDEDKKTMMLRSFVEYEERTGQFEMMDEVYHALTNHTHALIEAGTGIGKSIGYLLPAAFFSRQRGARVVISTYTIQLQEQLMKKDIPLLKETLPFPVKATLMKGMNNYLSLPAFAKSLEEENDNYDTALAKMQILVWLTRTESGDRDELNLSSGGALYWNSISEEGNNPIGKEAWQGYHFYDYALKLANQADLIITNHSLLLSDVDAGSTVLPPYDYAVLDEGHQFEHASSDHMGIRLDYIGARLTLGQFGLYEQKQLFYKVEKVISSLSDRGKAAPRVKLNQLISDTLYEMDDFFNLLISFVTKTVKNHASKRLRVRIDEKTNHREWEVLKNAANRFSFLLKDLHGAAASMLDMIIPIGSTDTAVLADQLHGFMEDAVKLRDKLNVIFLDNTKYVKWIETDTRSPHNATSIYSMPLSVASEVKARFFDKKKSVILTSASLTVDQSFSFILSNLGLDSHHVNTVSIPSPFNYERNVQMFISTDLPAVNTVPQDEYIAEIAGRIISICDAAKGRMLILFTSHEMLKKTYELVKESGLLEEFALIAQGISGGSRSRLTRNFLKFDKAVLFGTNSFWEGVDIPGEGLSCLVVVRLPFSPPDEPWTKAKCEMIEQRGGKPFSEYSLPEAVLRFKQGFGRLIRTGRDRGVIVVFDKRLGEAAYGKAFLRSIPKVPVHKVGIDELIEGIEKWL, encoded by the coding sequence ATGCATAAGAAATTCGTTGTAGTCGATCTTGAAACAACCGGCAACTCGCCAAAGAAAGGCGATAGAATTATACAGTTTGCTGCTGTTGTAATTGAAGAAGGCAAAATTACAAATCAGTTTACATCTCTTTTAAATCCCGGGAAACAAATCCCGATATTTATTGAAGAACTGACGGGCCTCAAGAATGAAGATGTAAAGGATGCCCCCTTGTTCAGTGAAGTAGCCCCGGAAATTTCTTCGATTTTGGAGGACGCTTATTTTGTAGCCCATAATGTGCTATTCGATTTGGGTTTCCTGCAGGAAGAACTTCTAATGGCGGGCGAGGAAGGATTTCTAGGCCCTGTCATTGACACTGTTGAAATGGCACGGTTCCTTGAACCTGAAGCAGATAGTTATAAATTGTCAGACCTTGCTGAAAAGGAAGGGCTGGAACATGATCGTCCTCATCAAGCTGACAGTGATGCGCTAGTTACAGCCGAACTGTTCCTTTTGTTCCTCAGCAAGATGGAATCTCTGCCTAAAAATACACTGGAACAGCTCTCTGCCCTATCCCAGGGACTTAAGAGCGATATTCATCTCCTTCTGGAAGAGTATTCGTCCAGGGCCGTTTCTGCGCCTGTGTCCGATACTGGCAAGCTTGTAACAATCAATGGGATAAGCCTGAAGCGAAAAAATGAGTTTCCTACCAAGGAATTTACAAATGATGATACTAGCTATCCTTTTAAGGATGAAGACAAAAAGACAATGATGCTCCGTTCTTTTGTGGAATATGAGGAAAGAACGGGTCAATTTGAAATGATGGATGAAGTTTATCATGCCTTAACCAATCATACCCATGCGCTGATTGAAGCTGGAACAGGGATTGGGAAGTCAATTGGCTATTTGCTTCCGGCTGCCTTTTTCTCCCGGCAGAGAGGGGCAAGAGTTGTAATTAGTACATATACGATTCAGCTTCAAGAGCAGCTGATGAAAAAAGATATCCCCCTTCTGAAGGAGACTTTACCATTTCCCGTTAAAGCCACGCTTATGAAGGGCATGAATAATTATCTTTCCCTGCCAGCCTTTGCAAAAAGCCTTGAAGAGGAAAACGACAACTACGACACTGCTCTTGCGAAAATGCAAATCCTTGTTTGGCTGACCAGGACCGAAAGCGGAGACAGAGATGAGCTAAACCTTTCAAGCGGTGGTGCTTTGTACTGGAATTCAATTTCAGAAGAAGGAAATAATCCAATAGGAAAAGAAGCGTGGCAGGGCTACCATTTTTACGATTATGCCTTAAAGCTAGCCAATCAGGCAGATTTAATCATTACGAATCATTCACTTCTGCTTTCTGATGTGGATGCAGGAAGTACTGTCCTGCCCCCATACGATTATGCCGTCCTTGATGAAGGGCATCAATTTGAGCATGCCTCTAGTGACCATATGGGCATTCGGTTGGATTATATAGGTGCAAGGCTCACCCTTGGCCAATTTGGATTATATGAGCAAAAGCAATTGTTTTATAAAGTGGAAAAGGTGATCTCCAGTCTTTCGGACCGTGGGAAAGCAGCCCCAAGGGTGAAACTTAATCAGCTTATTTCAGATACTTTATACGAAATGGATGATTTTTTTAATTTACTTATTTCCTTTGTGACAAAAACTGTTAAGAACCATGCCTCAAAACGCTTGAGAGTGCGTATTGATGAAAAAACCAATCATCGTGAATGGGAAGTTCTGAAGAATGCAGCAAACAGATTTTCTTTTTTACTAAAGGATCTTCATGGGGCTGCGGCCTCGATGCTTGACATGATTATTCCAATTGGTTCGACTGATACTGCAGTACTGGCTGATCAGCTCCATGGTTTTATGGAAGATGCGGTGAAGCTAAGGGATAAATTAAATGTTATTTTTTTAGATAATACGAAGTATGTTAAATGGATTGAAACCGATACAAGGTCGCCGCATAATGCAACAAGTATCTATTCAATGCCTTTGTCCGTAGCAAGTGAAGTGAAAGCACGTTTCTTTGACAAAAAAAAATCTGTGATTCTGACTTCAGCATCATTGACTGTCGATCAGTCTTTCAGCTTTATTCTTTCTAATCTTGGTCTTGATTCACATCATGTCAACACTGTTTCCATACCGTCCCCGTTTAATTATGAGCGGAATGTTCAGATGTTTATATCAACAGATTTGCCAGCTGTCAACACCGTACCGCAGGATGAATATATAGCAGAAATAGCAGGAAGGATCATATCCATTTGCGATGCCGCTAAAGGAAGGATGCTCATTCTTTTTACATCGCATGAGATGCTCAAAAAGACATATGAACTTGTTAAAGAAAGCGGTCTGCTAGAAGAGTTTGCTCTGATTGCCCAAGGGATATCCGGGGGAAGCAGATCACGTCTGACACGGAACTTCCTGAAGTTTGATAAGGCTGTGCTTTTCGGAACAAACAGCTTTTGGGAGGGTGTCGATATACCCGGTGAGGGACTATCATGCCTTGTGGTCGTAAGGCTTCCTTTCAGCCCGCCAGATGAACCTTGGACGAAGGCAAAGTGCGAAATGATAGAACAGCGTGGAGGCAAGCCATTTTCGGAATACTCCCTGCCTGAAGCAGTGCTCCGGTTCAAACAAGGGTTTGGCAGGCTGATCAGGACTGGCCGGGACAGGGGAGTTATTGTTGTATTTGATAAACGCCTTGGAGAAGCGGCGTACGGTAAAGCCTTTCTGCGCTCCATTCCCAAAGTTCCCGTCCATAAGGTGGGAATCGACGAACTTATCGAAGGGATTGAAAAGTGGCTCTAA
- a CDS encoding YpmA family protein, which translates to MENKIEVLSTVKIQHGPDLYKVVDALNRTLKHQNLMFGLALDTEDQSKAVFTIYRT; encoded by the coding sequence ATGGAGAACAAAATAGAAGTTCTATCAACTGTAAAAATTCAACATGGGCCGGACTTGTACAAGGTGGTCGATGCATTGAACCGGACGTTGAAACATCAAAATCTTATGTTCGGACTTGCGCTCGATACAGAAGACCAAAGCAAGGCCGTTTTTACGATATACCGGACATAA
- a CDS encoding cell wall elongation regulator TseB-like domain-containing protein, with protein MKKVILYLLLIIAILLGAAGWIYSNATEPVRTAEEKAVKRAAEEADLADYGKFTLYNGEEQVYVVEGKNNEGDEIIVWMPDSDGKIVVHEKKDGVSRQDAINKVIADKSPQEIISVRPGMENGIPFWEVYYSTGNGLINYYYVHFETGEMYKIIENL; from the coding sequence GTGAAGAAAGTAATTCTATATCTTTTACTTATAATAGCTATTCTTTTAGGGGCCGCTGGATGGATTTACTCAAACGCAACCGAGCCTGTCAGGACAGCAGAAGAGAAGGCGGTTAAACGTGCTGCGGAAGAAGCTGACTTGGCAGATTACGGAAAATTCACTCTCTATAATGGGGAGGAACAAGTTTACGTAGTCGAAGGCAAAAATAACGAGGGCGATGAAATCATTGTATGGATGCCGGATAGTGACGGGAAAATCGTCGTGCATGAAAAAAAGGATGGGGTTTCAAGACAGGATGCCATCAATAAGGTCATTGCCGACAAAAGCCCGCAAGAAATCATTTCTGTACGTCCAGGCATGGAGAACGGAATCCCGTTCTGGGAAGTATACTATTCTACCGGCAATGGTCTGATCAACTATTATTATGTTCACTTCGAAACCGGAGAAATGTATAAAATAATTGAAAATCTTTAA
- a CDS encoding pyridoxal phosphate-dependent aminotransferase yields MKLAKRVLSLTPSSTLAITAKAKELQAQGHNIIGLGAGEPDFNTPKHILEAAKNSMDEGRTKYTPTAGLPQLKKAIITKLAADQGLDYKMNEIIVGNGAKHVLYTLFQVILDEGDEVIVPAPYWVSYPEQVKLAGGTPVYINATEENDYKIVPEQLRAAITDKTKAVLINSPSNPTGMLYTKEELEALGQVCLENNILIVSDEIYEKLVYGNKKHVSIAEISDELKNQTIVVNGVSKSHSMTGWRIGYAAGNSKIIGAMSNLASHSTSNPTTTAQYASIAAYEGTQEPVEEMRQAFEHRLETVFSKLTAIPGFTCIKPDGAFYLFPNISEAVRLTGFKNGDEFTEALLTEAKVAVIPGSGFGAPDNIRLSYATSLSQLEEAIERIHRFVESKLKN; encoded by the coding sequence ATGAAATTGGCTAAAAGAGTACTTTCTTTAACCCCGTCATCAACTTTGGCAATTACAGCAAAAGCCAAGGAGCTTCAAGCACAGGGACATAACATTATCGGGCTTGGAGCTGGTGAACCTGATTTCAACACTCCGAAACATATTCTGGAGGCTGCCAAGAACTCCATGGATGAAGGGCGAACCAAATACACCCCAACAGCCGGACTACCGCAGCTGAAAAAGGCAATAATCACGAAACTGGCAGCAGATCAGGGACTGGACTATAAAATGAATGAAATCATCGTGGGTAATGGTGCAAAGCATGTGCTGTACACCCTTTTTCAAGTCATCCTTGATGAAGGGGATGAAGTAATCGTCCCTGCGCCTTATTGGGTCAGTTATCCAGAGCAGGTCAAGCTTGCCGGCGGCACCCCGGTCTACATTAATGCAACAGAAGAAAATGACTATAAAATTGTTCCTGAACAATTACGGGCTGCAATCACAGACAAAACAAAGGCAGTGTTAATCAATTCTCCTAGCAACCCTACAGGAATGCTTTATACAAAAGAAGAACTTGAAGCATTGGGACAAGTTTGCCTGGAGAATAACATACTGATTGTTTCTGATGAAATTTATGAAAAGCTTGTATACGGAAATAAAAAACATGTTTCTATTGCGGAAATTTCCGACGAACTCAAGAATCAGACAATTGTTGTTAATGGTGTGTCCAAATCCCATTCAATGACAGGCTGGAGGATAGGCTATGCCGCGGGGAATAGTAAAATCATAGGGGCAATGTCCAACCTTGCAAGCCATAGTACATCCAATCCTACAACCACCGCGCAATATGCGTCAATTGCTGCTTATGAAGGAACACAAGAACCTGTGGAAGAAATGCGCCAGGCTTTTGAACATCGGCTTGAGACCGTATTTTCCAAACTAACTGCAATTCCCGGTTTCACATGTATAAAGCCGGATGGAGCCTTCTATCTTTTCCCTAATATCAGTGAGGCTGTAAGGCTTACAGGCTTCAAGAACGGGGATGAATTCACAGAAGCACTTTTGACCGAAGCGAAGGTTGCGGTGATTCCTGGATCAGGTTTTGGAGCTCCTGACAATATCAGGCTTTCCTATGCGACGTCACTTTCCCAGCTTGAAGAAGCAATAGAGCGGATACACAGGTTTGTAGAATCCAAATTAAAAAACTGA
- the asnS gene encoding asparagine--tRNA ligase has product MKTTIAEVHKYVGEEVRIGAWLANKRSSGKIAFLQLRDGTGFIQGVVVKSEVEEEIFQTAKSVTQESSLYVTGTVQKDERSPFGYELSVKKVDIIQLATDYPITPKEHGTEFLMDHRHLWLRSKRQHAVMKVRNEIIRATYEFYNTNGFVKVDPPILTGSAAEGTTELFHTKYFDEDAYLSQSGQLYMEAAAMALGKVFSFGPTFRAEKSKTRRHLIEFWMIEPEMAFTEHEESLVVQEQYVSYIVQSVLANCQLELKTLGRDTSKLEQIKAPFPRITYDDAIKLLHEKGFDDITWGDDFGAPHETAIAESYDKPVFIIHYPTSLKPFYMQPHPEREDVVLCADLIAPEGYGEIIGGSERIHDYNLMRQRIEEHGLPEAAYKWYLELSQYGAVPHSGFGLGLERTVAWISGVEHVRETIPFPRLLNRLYP; this is encoded by the coding sequence ATTAAAACAACAATTGCAGAAGTTCATAAATACGTTGGCGAGGAAGTCAGAATTGGCGCATGGCTTGCCAATAAACGTTCCAGCGGAAAAATCGCCTTTTTACAGCTGAGGGACGGAACTGGATTTATCCAGGGTGTGGTCGTTAAAAGTGAAGTGGAAGAGGAAATCTTCCAGACTGCCAAGTCAGTAACCCAGGAGTCTTCACTTTATGTCACGGGAACTGTACAAAAAGATGAACGTTCTCCATTTGGATATGAATTGTCAGTCAAAAAGGTTGACATTATTCAACTTGCCACCGATTACCCGATAACACCTAAAGAACATGGTACTGAATTCCTAATGGATCATCGCCACCTTTGGTTAAGGTCAAAGCGCCAGCATGCAGTGATGAAAGTCAGAAATGAAATCATTCGTGCAACCTATGAGTTTTATAATACCAATGGCTTTGTTAAAGTGGATCCGCCTATTTTGACCGGCAGTGCAGCCGAAGGAACAACTGAACTGTTCCATACAAAGTATTTTGATGAAGATGCCTATCTTTCACAAAGCGGCCAGCTCTATATGGAAGCTGCTGCTATGGCCTTAGGAAAAGTTTTCTCTTTTGGCCCAACATTCCGTGCCGAAAAATCAAAGACTAGGCGCCACTTAATTGAATTTTGGATGATCGAACCTGAAATGGCCTTTACAGAACATGAAGAAAGCCTGGTTGTCCAGGAACAATATGTTTCATACATAGTTCAATCGGTATTGGCCAATTGCCAGCTTGAACTAAAAACTCTTGGACGTGATACATCAAAGCTGGAGCAAATCAAGGCACCGTTCCCTAGGATAACATATGACGATGCAATCAAGCTTCTTCATGAAAAGGGATTCGATGATATCACGTGGGGAGATGATTTTGGGGCTCCGCATGAAACAGCGATTGCAGAAAGCTATGATAAGCCTGTTTTCATTATCCATTATCCAACTTCACTCAAGCCTTTCTATATGCAGCCGCATCCTGAACGCGAGGATGTTGTGCTATGTGCCGATTTGATTGCTCCGGAAGGGTATGGGGAAATTATAGGCGGTTCAGAGCGTATACATGATTACAATCTTATGAGGCAGCGAATTGAGGAACATGGGCTTCCTGAAGCTGCTTATAAATGGTATTTGGAGCTAAGCCAATATGGTGCTGTTCCCCATTCAGGATTTGGACTAGGTCTTGAGAGGACCGTTGCATGGATTAGCGGTGTCGAGCATGTCAGGGAAACTATTCCATTCCCACGTCTATTGAACAGGCTGTATCCATAA
- a CDS encoding DnaD domain-containing protein, giving the protein MKSSILGWMHEGNVTIPSLLFTEYKNLNLNEYELVLLLNILNYAQKGNEFPTPEQLSSHMTLSDLQCTDALRKLIQRGYIEIMDEYSPDGIRCEKYSLEPLWQKLIDQFLLKEKADKEKDRKSEEQNLYTIFEKEFGRPLSPFECETLAMWVDDDKHGPQIIKAALREAVMSGKLNFRYIDRILFEWKKNGIKTIEQAKNQSIKFRQRQQAKNLPQDRQAPPVTAVPFYNWLEQ; this is encoded by the coding sequence ATGAAGTCTAGTATCCTTGGCTGGATGCATGAAGGGAATGTTACCATACCTTCCTTGCTTTTCACAGAATATAAAAACTTAAACTTAAATGAATATGAACTTGTTCTTCTATTGAACATCTTGAATTATGCCCAAAAAGGCAACGAATTTCCCACTCCTGAACAGCTTTCCTCCCATATGACGCTTTCTGACCTTCAATGCACTGATGCTTTACGTAAATTAATCCAGCGCGGCTACATAGAAATTATGGATGAGTATAGCCCGGACGGAATCCGTTGTGAAAAATATTCGCTAGAGCCTTTATGGCAAAAGCTTATTGATCAATTCCTGCTTAAGGAAAAGGCAGATAAGGAAAAGGATCGGAAATCGGAAGAACAGAACTTGTATACGATATTTGAAAAGGAATTTGGCAGGCCGCTTTCTCCTTTTGAATGTGAGACATTGGCTATGTGGGTTGATGATGACAAGCATGGTCCGCAAATTATTAAAGCTGCACTTAGGGAAGCCGTTATGTCCGGAAAATTGAATTTCAGGTACATAGACAGAATTCTCTTTGAATGGAAAAAGAATGGTATTAAAACAATTGAACAGGCAAAAAACCAAAGCATAAAGTTCCGCCAGCGTCAGCAGGCAAAGAATTTACCTCAGGACCGACAGGCACCCCCTGTTACGGCCGTACCTTTCTACAACTGGCTGGAACAGTAA
- the nth gene encoding endonuclease III, producing the protein MLNKAQIRYCLDEMGRMFPDAHCELNHSNPFELVVAVALSAQCTDVLVNKVTESLFKKYKTPQDYLNVPLEELENDIRSIGLFRNKAKNIQKLSKMILEEYWGQVPMDRDELTKLPGVGRKTANVVVSVAFGVPAIAVDTHVERVSKRLGICKWKDSVLEVEKTLMKKVPMEEWSVTHHRLIFFGRYHCKAQNPQCPTCPLLEVCREGQKRMKGKLQNARA; encoded by the coding sequence ATGTTGAATAAAGCACAAATCAGGTACTGCCTCGACGAGATGGGCAGGATGTTTCCTGATGCCCATTGTGAATTGAATCATTCCAATCCGTTTGAGCTCGTCGTCGCAGTAGCGTTATCTGCCCAATGCACGGACGTTCTTGTTAATAAAGTGACTGAATCTCTTTTTAAAAAATATAAAACGCCACAGGATTATTTAAATGTGCCGTTGGAAGAGCTTGAAAATGACATACGTTCAATTGGGCTGTTCCGAAATAAAGCGAAAAATATACAGAAGCTTAGCAAAATGATCCTGGAGGAATATTGGGGCCAGGTTCCCATGGACAGGGATGAACTGACGAAGCTTCCTGGTGTGGGCAGGAAAACAGCCAATGTGGTCGTTTCGGTTGCTTTCGGAGTACCAGCCATTGCTGTTGATACACATGTTGAAAGAGTCAGCAAGCGGCTGGGTATTTGCAAATGGAAGGATTCTGTCCTTGAGGTTGAGAAAACACTCATGAAGAAAGTACCGATGGAAGAGTGGTCCGTAACCCATCATCGGTTGATTTTTTTCGGGCGTTATCATTGCAAAGCCCAAAATCCGCAATGCCCAACATGTCCACTATTAGAGGTATGCAGGGAAGGCCAAAAACGGATGAAGGGTAAACTTCAAAATGCCAGAGCATAA
- a CDS encoding YpoC family protein, which translates to MPEHNSSLPKQLEHPFFSEVAAQLFPDEAGFFYGAMAAGPWEESYISVPGQYEVWNEVSKKIEEAFKEKNKPRVREEMREGISNLLKILYWSNKQPVKLNKLNEVDSLALKPVNCQERLYFLIERPELFHSYIQLKQLMEEQKKQFMKNIAIKKGSTR; encoded by the coding sequence ATGCCAGAGCATAATTCCAGTTTACCAAAACAATTGGAACATCCCTTTTTTTCTGAAGTGGCAGCTCAGTTGTTTCCTGATGAAGCTGGTTTTTTTTACGGAGCCATGGCGGCTGGGCCTTGGGAGGAATCGTATATCAGTGTTCCAGGACAATATGAGGTATGGAATGAAGTTAGCAAGAAGATAGAAGAGGCTTTTAAAGAGAAAAATAAGCCGCGCGTTAGAGAGGAAATGAGGGAAGGGATATCAAACCTTCTTAAAATTCTTTATTGGAGCAATAAACAGCCAGTAAAGTTAAACAAGCTCAATGAAGTCGATAGCTTGGCACTTAAGCCAGTTAATTGCCAGGAACGGTTATATTTCTTAATTGAAAGACCGGAGCTCTTTCATTCCTACATTCAATTAAAACAATTAATGGAAGAACAAAAAAAGCAGTTCATGAAAAATATTGCTATTAAGAAAGGGAGCACCCGATAA